From a single Serratia surfactantfaciens genomic region:
- the glpA gene encoding anaerobic glycerol-3-phosphate dehydrogenase subunit A has product MSSYFDGGETDVIIIGGGATGAGIARDCARRGLRCILLERHDIATGATGRNHGLLHSGARYAVTDGESARECIEENRILKRIAHHCIERTDGLFITLPQDSLEYQQQFIAACRQADIDAEAIDPQLALRLEPAANPALIGAVRVPDGTVDPFRLSAANMLDAREHGAQILTYHQVVGLLRSGERVTGVRVYDHQSQRRYELHAPVVVNAAGIWGQQIAEYADLRIRMFPAKGALLILGHRINNMVINRCRKPADADILVPGDTISLIGTTSTHIDYDQIDNMLVTPQEVDILIREGALLAPTLAQTRILRAYAGVRPLVASDDDPSGRNVSRGIVLLDHAARDGLEGFITITGGKLMTYRLMAEWATDKVCEKLGVNSPCTTAQDALPGSRQSAEETVRRVVSLPASIRGSAIYRHGDRASQVPAADRLDTSLVCECEAVTAGEVRYAVNSLTVNNLVDLRRRTRVGMGTCQGELCACRAAGLLTRFNVSTPQQSIAQLSQFLNERWKGVRPIAWGDALRESEFTSWVYQGLCGLEAQADKGQEADDAI; this is encoded by the coding sequence ATGAGCAGCTATTTTGACGGCGGCGAAACGGATGTGATCATCATCGGCGGCGGCGCCACCGGCGCAGGCATTGCCCGCGATTGTGCGCGGCGCGGCTTGCGCTGCATTTTGCTGGAGCGTCATGACATCGCCACCGGCGCCACCGGCCGCAACCACGGCTTGCTGCACAGCGGCGCGCGCTATGCGGTGACTGACGGCGAGTCGGCGCGCGAGTGCATCGAAGAGAACCGCATCCTGAAACGCATCGCGCATCACTGTATCGAGCGCACCGATGGGCTGTTCATCACCCTGCCGCAGGACTCGCTGGAGTATCAGCAACAGTTTATCGCCGCCTGTCGCCAGGCCGACATCGACGCCGAAGCGATCGACCCGCAGCTGGCGCTGCGGCTGGAGCCGGCGGCTAACCCCGCGCTGATCGGCGCGGTGCGCGTGCCGGACGGCACCGTCGATCCCTTCCGGCTGAGCGCCGCCAACATGTTGGACGCGCGCGAACACGGCGCGCAGATCCTGACCTACCACCAGGTGGTGGGATTGTTGCGCAGCGGCGAACGGGTGACGGGCGTGCGCGTTTACGACCATCAGAGTCAGCGGCGCTATGAGCTGCACGCGCCGGTGGTGGTCAATGCCGCCGGCATCTGGGGCCAGCAGATCGCCGAATACGCCGATTTGCGCATCCGCATGTTCCCGGCCAAGGGGGCGCTGCTGATCCTCGGCCATCGCATCAACAACATGGTGATCAACCGCTGCCGCAAACCGGCGGACGCCGACATCCTGGTGCCGGGCGACACCATCTCGCTGATCGGCACCACCTCGACCCATATCGACTACGACCAAATTGACAACATGCTGGTGACCCCGCAGGAGGTGGACATTCTGATCCGCGAAGGGGCGCTGCTGGCGCCCACTCTGGCGCAGACCCGCATTTTGCGCGCCTACGCCGGGGTGCGGCCGCTGGTGGCCAGCGACGACGATCCCAGCGGGCGCAACGTCAGCCGCGGCATCGTGCTGCTCGATCACGCCGCCCGCGACGGGCTGGAAGGGTTCATCACCATCACCGGCGGCAAGCTGATGACCTACCGCCTGATGGCGGAGTGGGCCACCGACAAGGTGTGCGAAAAGCTCGGGGTAAACAGCCCGTGCACCACTGCGCAGGACGCGTTGCCGGGATCCCGTCAGTCGGCGGAGGAAACGGTGCGCCGCGTAGTTTCTCTGCCCGCCAGCATTCGCGGTTCGGCGATTTACCGGCACGGCGATCGCGCCAGCCAGGTGCCGGCGGCCGATCGGCTCGACACCAGCCTGGTGTGCGAATGCGAGGCGGTGACCGCCGGGGAGGTGCGCTATGCGGTCAATTCGCTGACCGTCAATAACCTGGTGGATCTGCGCCGCCGCACCCGCGTCGGCATGGGCACCTGCCAGGGGGAACTCTGCGCCTGTCGCGCCGCCGGGCTGTTGACGCGCTTTAACGTCAGCACGCCGCAGCAGTCCATCGCGCAGCTGTCGCAGTTCCTCAACGAACGATGGAAAGGTGTTCGGCCGATCGCCTGGGGCGATGCGCTGCGCGAGAGCGAATTTACCAGCTGGGTTTATCAAGGGTTATGCGGGCTTGAGGCCCAGGCCGACAAGGGGCAGGAGGCGGATGATGCGATTTGA
- the glpB gene encoding glycerol-3-phosphate dehydrogenase subunit GlpB, producing the protein MRFDVVVIGGGLAGLSCAIAVAEQGKRCAVVSSGQSALYFSSGSLDLLARLPDGTPVEMPLAALPQLAQQAPQHPYSLIGPGRVAALSAAAQRLLERCGLNLQGEGTKNHLRITPLGTRRATWLSSQAIPTLPLTGQLPWRRIAVIGIEGFLDFQPQMAADSLSRELGVQTDVAYLHVPALDRLRNNPSEFRAVNIARVLDLMESLPPMAEELRRLAGEAEALFLPACLGLEDDASLAVLQDAVGKPIRLLPTLPPSVPGMRLHQALRRRLQQLGGVFMPGDSVVRAECEAGCVTGLYTRNHGDIPLRAQQVVLASGSFFSNGLVAEFDRVREPIFGLDVHSRADRADWSQRELFAPQPYLQFGVRTDGRLRAMKQGMPFDNLYAIGAVAGGYDPLQQGCGAGVSLIGALHVAQQIAAEENA; encoded by the coding sequence ATGCGATTTGACGTAGTGGTGATTGGCGGCGGCCTGGCGGGCCTGAGCTGCGCCATTGCCGTGGCCGAGCAGGGCAAGCGCTGCGCGGTGGTCAGTTCTGGCCAGAGCGCGCTCTACTTCTCCTCCGGTTCGCTCGACCTGTTGGCGAGATTGCCGGACGGCACACCGGTCGAGATGCCGTTGGCGGCGTTGCCGCAGCTGGCGCAGCAGGCGCCGCAGCATCCGTATTCTCTGATTGGCCCCGGCCGGGTGGCGGCGCTGTCCGCCGCCGCGCAACGGCTGCTGGAACGCTGCGGGCTGAACCTGCAGGGTGAGGGGACCAAAAACCATCTGCGCATTACGCCGCTCGGCACGCGCCGCGCCACCTGGCTCAGCTCGCAGGCGATCCCGACGCTGCCGCTGACCGGCCAGTTGCCCTGGCGGCGCATCGCGGTGATCGGCATCGAAGGGTTCCTCGACTTCCAGCCGCAGATGGCTGCCGACTCCTTAAGCCGGGAGCTCGGCGTGCAGACGGACGTAGCCTATCTGCACGTGCCGGCGCTGGACCGATTGCGCAATAACCCCAGTGAGTTCCGCGCGGTGAACATCGCCCGGGTACTGGATTTGATGGAAAGCCTGCCGCCGATGGCCGAAGAGCTGCGGCGGCTGGCGGGTGAGGCCGAGGCGCTCTTCCTGCCGGCCTGTCTGGGCCTGGAGGACGATGCGTCGCTGGCGGTGCTGCAGGATGCGGTCGGCAAGCCGATCCGACTGCTGCCGACGTTGCCGCCTTCGGTGCCCGGCATGCGCTTGCATCAGGCGCTGCGGCGGCGTCTCCAGCAGCTGGGTGGCGTTTTCATGCCGGGTGACAGCGTAGTGCGCGCCGAGTGCGAAGCCGGCTGCGTCACCGGCCTGTACACCCGCAACCATGGCGATATTCCGCTGCGGGCGCAGCAGGTGGTGCTGGCCAGCGGCAGCTTCTTCAGCAACGGGTTGGTAGCGGAGTTCGACCGGGTGCGTGAGCCTATCTTCGGGCTGGACGTGCACAGCCGCGCGGATCGTGCCGACTGGAGCCAACGCGAACTGTTCGCGCCGCAGCCTTATCTGCAGTTCGGCGTGCGCACCGACGGCAGGCTGCGGGCGATGAAACAGGGGATGCCGTTCGACAATCTGTATGCCATCGGCGCGGTCGCCGGCGGTTACGATCCGCTGCAGCAGGGCTGCGGCGCCGGCGTGTCATTGATCGGGGCGCTGCACGTCGCGCAGCAGATCGCCGCGGAGGAGAACGCATGA
- the glpC gene encoding anaerobic glycerol-3-phosphate dehydrogenase subunit GlpC, translating to MSLHQDHSFESCIKCTVCTTYCPVAKVNPLYPGPKQAGPDGERLRLKDPALYDEALKYCTNCKRCEVACPSDVKIGDIIQRARADFAQSKPTLRDAILSHTDIMGSLSTPFAPIVNAATGLKPVRKLLDKALKIDHRRELPKYSFGTFRRWYRQQAQAQQRYAEQVAFFHGCFVNYNHPQLGKDLIRVFNALDIGVQLLKREKCCGVPLIANGFIEQAKKQARVNAESLQETVLERGIPVVATSSSCTFTLRDEYPHLLDVDTTPVRDRVELATRYLYRLINQGRSLPLQHTPLRVAYHTPCHMEKMGWTAYTLELLRQIPGLELVVLDSQCCGIAGTYGFKSENYATSQGIGAPLFRQIEESGVDLVVTDCETCKWQIEMSTSKRCEHPITLLAQALA from the coding sequence ATGAGCCTGCATCAGGACCACAGCTTTGAAAGCTGCATCAAATGCACCGTTTGCACCACCTACTGCCCGGTAGCCAAAGTTAACCCGCTCTACCCGGGGCCGAAACAGGCGGGGCCGGACGGCGAACGGCTGCGGCTGAAAGACCCGGCGCTGTATGACGAAGCGCTGAAATACTGTACCAACTGCAAGCGCTGCGAAGTGGCCTGCCCATCGGACGTCAAAATCGGCGACATTATTCAACGCGCCCGTGCCGACTTCGCCCAGAGCAAACCGACGCTGCGCGACGCCATCCTTAGCCATACCGACATCATGGGATCGCTGTCGACGCCGTTTGCGCCGATCGTCAACGCCGCCACCGGGCTGAAACCGGTGCGCAAGCTGTTGGACAAGGCGCTGAAGATCGATCATCGTCGCGAACTGCCGAAGTATTCGTTCGGCACCTTCCGCCGTTGGTACCGGCAACAGGCGCAGGCCCAGCAGCGTTACGCCGAGCAGGTGGCGTTCTTCCACGGCTGCTTCGTCAACTACAACCACCCGCAGCTGGGCAAGGATTTGATCCGAGTGTTCAACGCGCTGGATATCGGCGTACAGTTGCTGAAGCGCGAGAAATGCTGCGGCGTGCCGCTGATCGCCAACGGGTTTATCGAGCAGGCGAAAAAACAGGCCAGGGTCAACGCCGAATCGCTGCAGGAAACGGTGCTGGAGCGCGGCATTCCGGTGGTGGCGACCTCATCGAGCTGCACCTTCACCCTGCGTGACGAATACCCCCATTTGCTGGACGTGGACACCACCCCGGTGCGCGATCGGGTAGAGCTGGCGACGCGCTATCTCTATCGCCTGATCAATCAGGGGCGCAGCCTGCCGCTGCAGCACACGCCGCTGCGGGTGGCTTACCACACGCCTTGCCATATGGAGAAAATGGGCTGGACCGCCTACACCCTGGAGTTGTTGCGCCAGATACCTGGGCTGGAGCTGGTGGTGCTGGATTCGCAGTGCTGCGGCATCGCCGGCACCTACGGGTTCAAGTCGGAGAACTATGCCACGTCGCAAGGCATCGGCGCGCCGCTGTTCCGGCAGATAGAAGAGAGCGGGGTGGATCTGGTGGTGACCGATTGCGAGACCTGCAAGTGGCAGATCGAAATGTCCACCAGCAAGCGCTGCGAGCATCCGATCACCCTGCTGGCGCAGGCGCTGGCGTAA
- a CDS encoding DcrB family lipoprotein: MHKVAKLIGISLLVLGLAACDGNTKDSATASTQAGQQVSLLGGNLEFTLPAGMADQTSKLEKPANNMHAYADSTSQRAVIVILGDKTADSLETLAQRLENNQRANDANLQLITNKAIDVDGVPLRQLDSIVTNSGKKAYSSILVGALNNNLLTIQISLPADNQQQAQTEAEGIISTLKLKQ, from the coding sequence ATGCATAAAGTAGCGAAATTGATAGGTATCAGCCTGCTGGTGCTTGGCCTCGCGGCCTGCGACGGCAACACCAAAGACAGCGCGACGGCCAGCACCCAGGCCGGACAGCAGGTCAGCCTGCTGGGCGGCAACCTAGAGTTCACCCTGCCGGCGGGCATGGCGGATCAAACCAGCAAGTTGGAAAAACCGGCCAACAACATGCACGCATATGCTGACAGCACCAGCCAGCGCGCAGTGATTGTGATCCTCGGCGACAAGACCGCCGACAGTCTGGAAACCCTGGCCCAACGGTTGGAAAACAACCAACGCGCGAACGACGCCAATCTGCAGCTGATTACCAACAAGGCTATCGACGTAGACGGCGTGCCGCTGCGTCAGTTGGACAGCATCGTCACCAACAGTGGCAAGAAAGCTTACTCTTCCATTCTGGTTGGCGCACTGAACAACAACTTGCTGACCATTCAGATTTCGCTGCCAGCGGACAATCAGCAGCAGGCGCAGACCGAAGCCGAAGGTATCATCTCCACCCTGAAGCTGAAGCAGTGA
- a CDS encoding GNAT family N-acetyltransferase: protein MTPLTRTATLEEIHRLYQRIPEFGGLHSLADLQQRIGAAPASLLIAEIDGQPAGFKLGYQRQETVFYSWLGGVLPAFRRHGVAQALLAEQERWARAQGYRQLTVKTRNRFRAMLTMLLAHHYQIVQLEKKGEVADYRLLLEKNL from the coding sequence ATGACTCCGCTCACCCGCACCGCCACGCTCGAAGAAATCCACCGTCTGTATCAACGCATCCCCGAATTCGGCGGCCTGCATAGCCTGGCCGATCTGCAACAGCGCATCGGCGCCGCCCCCGCCAGCCTGCTGATCGCCGAGATCGACGGCCAACCGGCCGGCTTCAAACTCGGTTATCAACGGCAGGAGACGGTGTTTTACAGCTGGCTGGGCGGCGTGCTGCCGGCGTTTCGTCGCCATGGCGTCGCGCAGGCGCTGCTGGCCGAACAAGAACGCTGGGCTCGGGCGCAGGGCTATCGCCAACTGACGGTCAAAACCCGTAATCGATTTCGCGCCATGCTGACGATGCTGCTCGCTCACCACTATCAGATTGTTCAGCTGGAAAAGAAAGGCGAAGTGGCTGATTATCGGCTATTACTGGAAAAAAACTTGTGA
- a CDS encoding 7-cyano-7-deazaguanine/7-aminomethyl-7-deazaguanine transporter yields MYSFTAQQRFTALVWLSLFHIAIITSSNYLVQLPITVFGFHTTWGAFTFPFIFLATDLTVRIFGAPLARRIILAVMVPALFISYVISTVTYQGEWQGFAALSSFNLFVARIAVASFMAYVLGQILDVHVFNRLRQRSAWWVAPAAAMFFGNISDTLAFFFIAFYKSSDPFMANNWVEIALVDYSFKVMICLLFFLPMYGVLLNMLLKRIAARSGDLQPG; encoded by the coding sequence ATGTATTCGTTTACCGCACAGCAGCGCTTCACGGCGTTGGTCTGGCTTTCGCTGTTTCATATCGCCATCATTACCTCCAGCAACTACCTGGTGCAGCTGCCGATCACCGTTTTCGGCTTTCATACCACCTGGGGCGCTTTTACCTTCCCATTCATCTTCCTGGCGACCGATCTGACCGTGCGCATCTTCGGCGCGCCGTTGGCGCGGCGCATTATCCTGGCGGTGATGGTGCCGGCGCTGTTCATCTCCTATGTGATCTCCACCGTCACCTATCAGGGAGAGTGGCAAGGGTTTGCCGCACTGAGCAGCTTTAACCTGTTCGTGGCGCGCATCGCCGTGGCCAGCTTTATGGCCTATGTGCTCGGCCAGATCCTCGACGTGCACGTCTTCAACCGCCTGCGTCAGCGCAGTGCCTGGTGGGTGGCGCCGGCGGCGGCGATGTTCTTCGGCAACATCAGCGATACGCTGGCGTTCTTCTTCATCGCCTTCTACAAGAGCAGCGATCCCTTCATGGCCAACAACTGGGTGGAGATCGCGCTGGTGGATTACAGCTTCAAAGTCATGATCTGCCTGCTGTTCTTCCTGCCGATGTACGGCGTGCTGCTGAACATGCTGCTCAAACGCATCGCGGCGCGCAGCGGCGACCTGCAGCCAGGCTGA
- the tusA gene encoding sulfurtransferase TusA, translated as MTDLFAQADQTLDALGLRCPEPVMMVRKTVRHMDNGETLLIIADDPATTRDIPGFCRFMEHTLVAQETEQVPYRYLLRKGV; from the coding sequence ATGACTGACTTATTTGCCCAGGCGGACCAGACGCTCGACGCGCTGGGGCTGCGCTGTCCGGAACCGGTGATGATGGTGCGTAAAACCGTGCGCCATATGGACAACGGCGAAACGCTGCTGATTATTGCCGACGATCCGGCCACCACCCGCGATATCCCGGGGTTCTGCCGCTTTATGGAACACACGCTGGTGGCGCAGGAGACCGAACAGGTGCCATACCGTTATCTGTTACGTAAAGGTGTATAG
- a CDS encoding type II toxin-antitoxin system mRNA interferase toxin, RelE/StbE family has product MLNIEWTRSARRDLAEIVGFIANDNPLAARKMKLLIMEAVIPAARHPRLFRRGRVDGTHEIPLHPNYLLVYQVLETHIRVLRVLHARRQYP; this is encoded by the coding sequence ATGCTCAACATCGAATGGACTCGATCCGCTCGTCGGGATCTGGCGGAGATTGTGGGATTCATCGCCAATGATAATCCCTTGGCGGCCAGAAAAATGAAGCTTCTCATCATGGAGGCGGTCATTCCCGCCGCCAGACATCCTCGACTTTTCCGGCGTGGCAGAGTGGATGGCACGCATGAAATCCCTCTACATCCCAATTATCTCTTGGTTTATCAAGTGCTGGAAACTCACATCCGGGTGTTGAGGGTTTTACATGCGCGCCGACAATATCCGTAG